In the genome of Tsukamurella paurometabola DSM 20162, the window CCTGGGAGGAGCTCACCCCCGACCGGCAGCGCCGGTTCGCGAAGTACATGCAGGTGTACGCCGCGATGGTGCGCACCGTCGACGACAGCCTGGGCCGGCTGCTCGCCACAGTCGACGAGCTGGGCGAACTCGACGACACCATCGTGGTGTTCAGCTCCGATAACGGCGGCACCGCAGAGGGCGGTCCGGAGGGAACGCGCAGCTACTTCGCCGAATTCGCGAAGTTCGCCTCCGGCACCGCACCCGAGGGCTGGGAGGGCGACGTCGACCACCCCGAGGAACTCATCGGATCCGCCCGACTCGGCGTGCACTACCCACGGGGCTGGGGACAAGTCTCGAACACCCCGTTCCGGTTCTACAAAGGACAGACATTCGCCGGCGGCGTCCGCGTTCCGCTCGTGCTGTCCTGGCCGGGCGGACTGGACGCCCGTGGCGTGCGCGACCAGTACTCCTTCGTCACCGACGTGGCACCGACGCTGCTGGACCTCGCCGGGGTCGGCACTCCGGGCACCCGCAACGGCATCGCCGCGAAGCAACGCGATGGACTCTCACAGCGAACCGCCTGGTCGGACCCGACAGCACCGTCGGCGCGATCACATCAGTACTCGGAGTTCCGGGGCCACCGCGGGTATTACCGCGACGGCTGGAAACTGCTGAGCCGCTTCGACCCCGGTGACGATCCGGTGAGCCCGCGATGGGAGCTGTACGACAATCGCACCGACCCGGCGGAGACTCGCGATCTGGCTGCCGAGCGTCCCGCCCTGGTGGCCGAGCTCGCCGCGGAGTGGGAGGAGCAGGCCTGGCGGAACACCGTGTTCCCCATCGTGATCGACGGCTCCGCGCGCAACCCCGCCGAACGCCGCCTCGCCGAGCCGGTGCGCCTGCTCCCGGGCACGCCGGTCCTGGAGCGGTACCGATCGGCGAAACTGGTGCAGTACCGGGACTTCCGGGTGGAGATCGATGCCGCTGTCGGGATCGCCGACGAAGGCGTGCTGGTGGCCCACGGCGACGCTTTGGGCGGATACCTGGTGTATGTCGAAGCAGGCGAGATCGTGGTCGGCTACAACGCCTACGGCCGGTATCACGAGGCGAGGGCACCGATCGAGCCAGGAGAGCACCGGATCGACCTGGCCGCAACGGTTCGCCCGGGGCTGCGCTGGGACCTGCTACTCAGCATCGACGGAGCCCCCGCCGCGCACCTTCCGAACCAGGTGCAACTGATCGGCATGGCGCCGTGGACGGGTATCTCGGTGGGACTCGACGCCCGCGGCCCGGTGGCGTGGGACCTGCGCGAGCGGCGCGGCACCTTCCCCTATTCGGGCGTAGTGCGATCCGTGACATACAGACCGGGCCCGATCGGGGTTCCCGACCGCGATATCGAGCGGCTCGAACAGGAAGCCGAGGAGGAAGCGGACTGATCGCATTGCGCTTGCGGTGAATTCAACCCTGGCGACGACGGGCTCGGTCGGGTGTTCTGAAGCGACACGATCCACCATCCGCCCAGGAGGCCCTCATGACCGCGACGATCGAACCCACCACCGCCACTTCCGAGATCACCGTCACGAAGCTGAGCGAACACATCGGGGCGATCGTGCACGGCGTGCGATTGGGCGGCGATATCGATGATGCGACCGCCGAACGCATCCTGGATCTCCTGGCCGAGTACGAGGTGATCTTCTTCCGCGACCAGCACCACCTCGATGACGCGGGCCAGCACGCTTTCGCCGGCCGGATCGGAGTACCCACCACACCGCATCCCACGGTGCGTTCGGATTCGGATCTGCTGCCGATCGAGGGCGCCGCGAACAGTTGGCATACCGATGTCTCCTTCGTGGACCGGGTGCCGAAGGCGTCCATCCTGCGCCCGGTCACGCTGCCCCCGCACGGCGGCAATACCACCTGGGCGTCGACCACGCGCGCCTACGACCGGCTTCCGGAACCGCTCAAGGTGCTCGCCGAGAACCTGCGTGCGATCCACACCAACGATTACGACTACGCGGGCCACAACTCGACCTACCAGCGCGCGGAGTACCACCAGGAGTTCATCCGGAACATCTTCGAGGCCGAGCATCCGGTGGTGCGCATGCACCCCGAGACCGGCCGCCGATCGTTGCTGTTGGGACACTTCGTCAGCAAGTTCGCGGGCCTGAGCTCGCAGGATTCGGCACCGATCCTGGCGCTGCTGCAGCGGCGGATCGAGAACCCGGACAACACGGTGCGGTGGGCCTGGCAGCCGGGCGACGTAGCGATCTGGGACAACCGGTCGACGCAGCACTTCGGCATCAACGACTACGGCGACCACAAGCGTCTGCTGCGCCGCGTCACCCTGGCCGGCGATCTCCCCGTCGGCGTCGACGGCCGTGAGGGTGTGGCACTCAAGGGAGATGCGTCGGACTACTCCCCTGTGACGCCAGCTCGGCAGCGCGGCTGAGTCAGCCACTCGCGGAGCTGGGTGTACACCGCGTCGGAGCGGAGCAGCGTGAAATGGTGCGCTCCGCCGAGGTGCATGCCGGCCTCCGCCGCGAATCCGATGCGACGAGTTCTGCCGCGACCATGATCCGCCCCGCAAGCGGCACCGCCGGCGGCGCTCGGACCCAGCACGAGGCCATCACCAATAATGCGCCCCAACGGGTTCCGGGCATCGCGCGTCACGGTGGCGGCCACGAAGAAGTGCTCGGCGCCGGCCATGAGCGGCACCTCGGCGGCGATGGCACCTCCGAGGGCGTCTGCATCCCGGCCGCGCCAGTCCTCGTCGACCACGGAACCGCCGCGCAGATCCCGGATCCCGGCGCTGCGCCGACGCAACAGACGACCGAACGGGGCGGTCTCGGGTACGGCGGCCAGTGCCGCACTCCCGTAGTGCGCGGCCTGTTCCAGCGGCGCACCGAGGTGCGGCGTCCCGAGACTGACGGTGGCGGTCACCACGTCCGGCCAGGCCGCACCGCGCGACTGCGCGCGGTGCACCGCACCGCGGACCACCAGACCGCCCATCGAGTGTCCGATGAGCACGAGCTCGGTGATCGCGACCGGCCAGACGGCGACCAGGCGCTCCAGGAGATCGGCGAGCGCATCGCCGTTATCGCTGATGTGCCGGCCGCTGTTGTAGCGCACGTAGACCGGTGTCGCACCGAGGTCCACCGCGAGCCGCACACCGTAGTCATCCGCGTCGAGCCCGCCCAGGCCCCACGCGTGTTCGGTCTCGCAGAGGCCGTGGAGGAACACCACCACCCGGCCGGAAGCGCCGTCGAATACCTCGCCCGGATCGAGTCGGCCCAGGGGCGCGCGCCCCTCGCCGAGGTGCACGACCGCACCATCGACTCGGATGGTCATCGGCTCGTCGGCTAGCGGTGATCCGGCGGCGTCGAGGTCGTCTCCGATGAGGCCGAGAAGCGCGCCGATCAGGGCAGCGCCTCGTGGGGTCTCGGAGGGCGGACGATCCCCGGGCCACGCGGCACCGACGGCCGCGACACGTCCCGCGGTGCGCGCGGCGATGCCGATGCCGGCATACACCCCGTCAGTGATGCCGTTGTGGAGTGCACGAACCGGCACGACCGCGGGCCCGACACCGAGGCGGACCGCGGAGAAGACCCGGTCCGATATCGCCCGGTGCACGCTGTGAATTCCCCCCACAGCGCCCGCAATCTCGACACCGCCGAGCGCGGCCAGGGCCTTGACCTCGGCGCGACCGCGCTCATCGACAGTATTCATCGAACTTGAGTGTACAGTCGTGCACTCAAATCTGTCGAACAGTCAGACGCGGTAGTCCCACCCGGCAGCGCGCCACTGCTGCGCCGGCATGCAGTTGCGGCCGTCCAGGAGCGACCTGCGGCGCACCACAGTGCCGACGGCGGCGGGGTCGAGCTCGCGGAACTGCTTCCACTCGGTGAGCACGAGCACGACATCGGCGCCCTCACAGGCCTCCAGTGCGGTGGTTGCGTAGTCCAGCGTCGGGAACACCCGGCGCGAATTATCCATCGCCTCGGGGTCGTAGACCGAGACCGCGGCGCCCTGCAACTGAATCTGGCCGGCGATGTTGAGCGCTGGAGAATCACGCACGTCGTCCGAATCGGGCTTGAACGCGGCACCGAGCACGGCGACCTTCGCACCGAGCAGCGAACCGCCGCAGGCGTCCCGCGCCAGATCCACCATGCGGGTGCGGCGACTCATGTTGATGGCATCGACTTCCCGGAGCAGACCGTGCATGTGACCGGCACCCAATTCGCCCGAGCGGGCCATGAAGGCACGGATGTCCTTGGGCAGGCAGCCGCCACCGAATCCGATTCCGGCACCGAGGAATCGGCGACCGATACGCGAGTCCACTCCGATGGCATCCGCGAGCGCGACTACATCGGCGCCTGCCGCCTCGCACACCTCGGAGACGGCGTTGATGAACGAGATCTTGGTGGCGAGGAAAGCGTTCGCCGAGATCTTCACCAGCTCCGCTGTCGCGGTGTCGGTGACGAAGAACGGGGTGTCGCGGGCGATGATGGGCGCGTAGATCTCTCGGGCGACCTGCTCGGCCCGGCCGCCGGGCTCGATGCCGAGCACCAGTCGGTCGGGCTCGAGGGTGTCCTTGACGGCGTGCCCCTCGCGGAGGAATTCCGGGTTCCAGGCGAATTCGACGCCGATTCCGGCGGGGGCCAGCTCGGCGGCTCGAGCGCGTAGCAGGTCGGTGGTGCCCACCGGCACCGTCGACTTACCGAGGATGACGGCGTCGCGGCGTAGGTGCGGCACCAGCGAATCGATCACGGAGTTCACGTAGGTCAGGTCGGCGGCGAACTCACCCTTGCGCTGCGGTGTTCCGACGGCGATGAAGTGCGCATCACCGAACTCGGCCGCTTCCTCGTACGAGTCCGTGAACCGCAGACGCCCCGCCTCGAGGTTGCGCTTGAGCACGGCGGGCAGGCCCGGCTCATGGAAGGGCACCTTGCCCTCCGAGAGGGCGGCGATCTTGCTCAGGTTCACGTCGACGCCGAGCACCGCGTGGCCCAGCTCCGCCATGCACGCCGCGTGCGTGGCTCCCAGGTATCCCGTACCCAGCACTGTGATCTTCATGCGCCGAAGGTAGGTCGCGCAGGCCGCGACACGGAAGGTCGCCGAGCCCGAGTTCGGCAAGGGTTATGCAGGGATTCACGCGAGAGGCGACCACGCCGCACGGCGTTCGCCCGGCGGCCACACCGTGTTCCCCCGGTGGCTACTCCGCGTCGCCCGGAGCGGCGGTGTCCTCAGCAGTAGGGCCGCGCCGGCCCTCCCGCCCCTTGAGAATGCGCTTGGGCAAGCGGTTGACCAGGTCGCTCATCGGGTTCACGGCCGCGGTCATGAGCGCAACCGCCTCATTCAGCTCGGCCACCACGTCGGGCAGCTGCGAAACGGCGTCGAGAGTGCCGCCGGGCGCCACCGCGCGTTCGATCGCGCCCTGCTGCCCCAGTAGCTGATCGACCAGACCGCCGTCCTCGATGGCACGGTCGATCACACCGCCCTTCTCGGTGAGCTTGTCGATGAGTCCGTCCTGACCGGTGATCTTGTCCAGCACGCCGTCCTTGGCCGCCAACTTGTCGAGCACACCGCCTTTCTCGGTGAGCTTGTCCAGCACGCCGTCCTTCGACATCAGCTTCTCCAGGACGCCGTCAGGCGCGGTGAGCTTGTCGATCACGCCGCCTTCGGAGGTGAGCCGCTCCAGCACGCCCTCCGAGTCGGTGATCTGATCGACCACACCGCCGGGCCGGGTGAGCCGGTCGAGGGGACCACCCTCGTTGGTCAGCCGGGAGATCGGCCCGTCGTCCTTGGTCGCCTGATCCAGCAGGCCACCAGGCGCGGTGAGCTTCTCCAGCATGCCGCCGGGCTCGGTCAGGCGGTCGACCACACCGCCCGGCTTGAGCACCCGATCGAGCGGACCACCGCGCTTGATGATGATGCCGATCGGCCGGTCCGGTTCGAGCATGGCGGCGAACCTCTGCAGCAGTTGCGTCGGAGACAGCGTGCCGTGCTCACCCTCCACATGCAGTGCGTTGTTCACCTCCGACTCCACGTTCTGCACCGCGAAGCGGGTCACGGCGACCCCGCCTTCGACGGCCGCCATCGCGGCATCGGCGGTGGAGAATGCGACGCGAAGCGGCGCCGTGACCAAGCCCTTCAGATCCATACCGGGCATCGTAGGCGGACGAGTGAGAGGAATCTGCACTAATTCACTCATTGCGACGTTGCCGGCCGGATACTGAGGCGGTGACCCCGCGCGCTCCGGACGACCTGCTGCCGCACCTGCGACGCGCGCGTGATCACGCCGATCGCAATTACGCCGAACCGCTCGACCTGGCGACACTCGCGGCGATCGCCGGCGTCAGCAAGTTCCACTTCCAGCGGCTGTTCACCGCCACGTACGGCCTCTCGCCCGCCGAGCACCTCAGCCGCCGCCGGATCGAGCGCGCCCAGGACCTGCTGCGCGCCACCAATCTCACGGTGACCGAGGTGTGTACGGCGGTCGGCTTCACCAGCCTGGGGTCCTTCAGCAGCCGGTTCCGGGAGTTGGTGGGCGAGTCGCCGACGCAGTTCCGCCTCCGGTGGTCCGACGGGGCGCCGCGCATCCCCAGTTGCTACATCTTCATGGCGGGTTTGGCGGAGCGCCATGTCACCGCAAGCGAGGAGAAGCCGGATGGTCCCGCGCCCGCCTAGGGTCGATCCATGCTCATCAAGAACATCTCTCTCGTTTCCCTCTGGGTTCGCGATCTCGATGCGGCCCTGTCCTTCTACACCGAGATCATGGGCTTCGAGCCCCGCGACGACATCAGCATGGGCCCGGATTTCCGGTGGGTCATCATCGCGCACCCTTCTCAGCCAGAGCTCCAGATCCACCTGACCACCCCGTCGAAACCGCTCTCGGACGACCTGATCGCCGCGATGCAGCGGGCCCAGGCCGAGGGCGGGCTGCCCGGACTCGGCCTCGCCGTCGACGACTGCCGGGCCACCCACCAGGCGCTCTCGGCGAAGGGCGTCGAGTTCATCCAGCCGCCCGAAGAGCGACCGTACGGAGTCGAGGCGATCATGCGCGATAACTCGGGCAATTGGATGGTGCTGGTCGAACATCGCGACTACACGCCGGAGGACTTCGAGGGCGCCGACCTCGGCTGAAGTCGAGATTCACCGCGTTCGCTGAGTGCGTCGCGGCCGGGGTCAGGTACGCCGAGTCCGCAACGTGTCGGAAATTCTTGACACGTCGGGTTCTTCCGACATATTCTCTCGTCGTGACCACCGAGAGCGCCGACCGCGTCTTCGTCGCGCTTGCCAACCCGATACGCCGCGAACTGCTCCAAATCCTCCGGACCGGACCGCTCGCCGCCGGCGAACTGAGCGAACGCTTCACTCTCAGCCGGCCCGCGGTGACAGAACACCTCAAAGTGTTGCGTGAGGCCGGCCTGGTCGTGGACGAACCGTCGGGCCGCAGGCGGATCTACCGCCTGACCGCCGAGCCGCTCGCGGAACTCGAAGAATGGTTGCACCCTTTCGAGAAGTTCTGGCGCGCACGCCTATCCGCGCTCGCCACCGTCGCCGAGGAGTTGGAATGACGAGCATCACCCTGGACCAGTTCGTGGCCGCAACCCCGGAGTCGGTCTGGCGAACCATTACGGAACCCGAACTGGTACAGCGCTGGTGGGCGTCCGGAGACATCTCCGACGAGGCGGGCCACGAGTTCACGCTCGATATGCCCGGTTTCGGCGCGCAACCGTGCCGTGTGATCGAGTCGGTACGACCGATTCGATTCAGCTACACCTTCACCACCGCATGGACTCTCACATGGGATCTGAAACCCGAGGGCAACGGGACACGGCTGTTCTTGGAACACAGCGGTTTCGACCTCCAGGACAAGCGAATGGCCGCAGCGTTCGAACGTATGGGACCGAGGTGGCGAGACGAGGTCCTCCCCCGTCTCGCCGCCACCGCCGAGGCCGCCTGACGAACGCGCCGTCTGGAATGATCTGGGCGTGACCGAGAAACGCGTCCTGTCCGATCCGGTGAACGCTTCGCTCGATGGGCCGCACCGCGGATTCCGCCGAACGAGCGGGCGTATCAGCCGATACGACCCCGATGTTTCGGTCTTCTTCGGACACCCGCGTGACCTGACGGAGGCCGACTACGCCGATGTCGCCCGGCTCGCTGACCGCCGGGGGATCGTGCTGCTCCGCGATCGGACGACGCCCCTACCCGCAGCGTGGCGCGTGATGGAGACGGTGGGCCTTGTCCAATACAGCGGCGAGCACGTCCTGGGCGAGCCCGATCCTGCCGCCCTCAGGCTGACCACCGACGATGTCGGGGAAATGACTGCGCTGGTCGAACGGACCAATCCGGGACCGTTCCTGCCGCGCACCGTCGAACTGGGCACGTACCTGGGCCTGCGGAACGCGAGCGGTTCACTCATCGCCATGGCGGGAGAGCGCATGCACCCACCGGGGTGGACGGAGATCAGCGCCGTGTGCACCACGCCCGAAGCCCGCGGCCGCGGTCTCGCCTCGCGACTGATCCGCGCCGTCGCCCACGGCATCCGCGCCCGGGGGGAGGTGCCCTTCCTGCACACCTCCGACGACAATCCCGCGCGGTCGCTGTACGAATCGATGGGATTCGTGCACACCCGCACGGTGCCCCTCGAGGTGATCGCGACCGGGAGCGACCGTTGACCGGCGTACGCGGCGTCGATCGGCGTGGCCTCCTCGCGCTCCTCGCCGCCGGCACGATCAGCGTTCTCTCCGGATGTGCCGCATCGGCGCCCGCGATCACCGAGGACGACACACCGCCCTCGCCGCCGGCTCCGGGGCCGGGGGAACCGCTGTTCCACCCGCCGGCGCCGGGCACGCCGCGGACGCCCATCCCGTCAGCACCGATCACTCGCCTCCCCGGTCCCGGCCGCAGCCTGGCGCTCACGGTCGACGACGGCGCGAATGCCGATGTCGTCGGCGCATATGCCCGATTCGCTCGGGACACGGGTGCGCGCCTCACGTTCTTCGTCACCGGGAGCTTTCCGGGTTGGACGGCGCACCGGGACACGCTCCGCCCCCTCGTCGATGCGGGGCAGGTGCAATTGGTGAATCACACTTGGAGCCACCCGTCCTTGCTCACACTGTCGGGCACCGGCGTCGCCCGCGAACTGAACCGCACCAAGGACTTTCTGCGTCAGCAGTTCGGCGTGGACGGAACCCCCTATTACCGGCCGCCGTTCGGCTACCGCAACGCCGCAGTCGACGCCATCGCCGCCGACCTCGGATTCACGGTGCCTGCCTTGTGGTTCGGGTCCTTGTCCGACTCGGGCCTGATCACCGAGCAATACCTGCTCGACTGCGCTCGCAAGTACTTCCGCGAGCAGGCGATCGTCATCGGGCACGCGAACCACCCGACGGTGACTCGGGTCTACCCGCAGCTGGCCGAGATCATCCGCTCCCGGAACCTCCAGCTGGTCACCCTCGACGATGTCCTTGCGCCACCACGCCGATA includes:
- a CDS encoding arylsulfatase produces the protein MTIPDYARGYEGFAGRIGRTEAESEPAWPAERRARPGSPNIIVVLVDDMGFSDIGPYGSEIPTPHLDALAARGIRSVNHHTTPVCSPARAALLTGINPHRAGYASVANSDPGYPNLRLSLADDVLTLPEILREAGYATYAVGKWHLAKDSRLGPDADRGSWPLQRGFDHYYGSLEGLNSFFHPNQLVRDNTADPVTEYPDDFYVTDALTDTATSWLKDLRAHDADKPFFLYFAHIAMHGPLQVKESDLLRGDVDYARGWDIVRERRFARQRELGLWGDGVEPAGRNREPGYDVPAWEELTPDRQRRFAKYMQVYAAMVRTVDDSLGRLLATVDELGELDDTIVVFSSDNGGTAEGGPEGTRSYFAEFAKFASGTAPEGWEGDVDHPEELIGSARLGVHYPRGWGQVSNTPFRFYKGQTFAGGVRVPLVLSWPGGLDARGVRDQYSFVTDVAPTLLDLAGVGTPGTRNGIAAKQRDGLSQRTAWSDPTAPSARSHQYSEFRGHRGYYRDGWKLLSRFDPGDDPVSPRWELYDNRTDPAETRDLAAERPALVAELAAEWEEQAWRNTVFPIVIDGSARNPAERRLAEPVRLLPGTPVLERYRSAKLVQYRDFRVEIDAAVGIADEGVLVAHGDALGGYLVYVEAGEIVVGYNAYGRYHEARAPIEPGEHRIDLAATVRPGLRWDLLLSIDGAPAAHLPNQVQLIGMAPWTGISVGLDARGPVAWDLRERRGTFPYSGVVRSVTYRPGPIGVPDRDIERLEQEAEEEAD
- a CDS encoding TauD/TfdA dioxygenase family protein; translated protein: MTATIEPTTATSEITVTKLSEHIGAIVHGVRLGGDIDDATAERILDLLAEYEVIFFRDQHHLDDAGQHAFAGRIGVPTTPHPTVRSDSDLLPIEGAANSWHTDVSFVDRVPKASILRPVTLPPHGGNTTWASTTRAYDRLPEPLKVLAENLRAIHTNDYDYAGHNSTYQRAEYHQEFIRNIFEAEHPVVRMHPETGRRSLLLGHFVSKFAGLSSQDSAPILALLQRRIENPDNTVRWAWQPGDVAIWDNRSTQHFGINDYGDHKRLLRRVTLAGDLPVGVDGREGVALKGDASDYSPVTPARQRG
- a CDS encoding esterase/lipase family protein: MNTVDERGRAEVKALAALGGVEIAGAVGGIHSVHRAISDRVFSAVRLGVGPAVVPVRALHNGITDGVYAGIGIAARTAGRVAAVGAAWPGDRPPSETPRGAALIGALLGLIGDDLDAAGSPLADEPMTIRVDGAVVHLGEGRAPLGRLDPGEVFDGASGRVVVFLHGLCETEHAWGLGGLDADDYGVRLAVDLGATPVYVRYNSGRHISDNGDALADLLERLVAVWPVAITELVLIGHSMGGLVVRGAVHRAQSRGAAWPDVVTATVSLGTPHLGAPLEQAAHYGSAALAAVPETAPFGRLLRRRSAGIRDLRGGSVVDEDWRGRDADALGGAIAAEVPLMAGAEHFFVAATVTRDARNPLGRIIGDGLVLGPSAAGGAACGADHGRGRTRRIGFAAEAGMHLGGAHHFTLLRSDAVYTQLREWLTQPRCRAGVTGE
- a CDS encoding UDP-glucose dehydrogenase family protein, with the protein product MKITVLGTGYLGATHAACMAELGHAVLGVDVNLSKIAALSEGKVPFHEPGLPAVLKRNLEAGRLRFTDSYEEAAEFGDAHFIAVGTPQRKGEFAADLTYVNSVIDSLVPHLRRDAVILGKSTVPVGTTDLLRARAAELAPAGIGVEFAWNPEFLREGHAVKDTLEPDRLVLGIEPGGRAEQVAREIYAPIIARDTPFFVTDTATAELVKISANAFLATKISFINAVSEVCEAAGADVVALADAIGVDSRIGRRFLGAGIGFGGGCLPKDIRAFMARSGELGAGHMHGLLREVDAINMSRRTRMVDLARDACGGSLLGAKVAVLGAAFKPDSDDVRDSPALNIAGQIQLQGAAVSVYDPEAMDNSRRVFPTLDYATTALEACEGADVVLVLTEWKQFRELDPAAVGTVVRRRSLLDGRNCMPAQQWRAAGWDYRV
- a CDS encoding helix-turn-helix domain-containing protein, with product MTPRAPDDLLPHLRRARDHADRNYAEPLDLATLAAIAGVSKFHFQRLFTATYGLSPAEHLSRRRIERAQDLLRATNLTVTEVCTAVGFTSLGSFSSRFRELVGESPTQFRLRWSDGAPRIPSCYIFMAGLAERHVTASEEKPDGPAPA
- a CDS encoding VOC family protein encodes the protein MLIKNISLVSLWVRDLDAALSFYTEIMGFEPRDDISMGPDFRWVIIAHPSQPELQIHLTTPSKPLSDDLIAAMQRAQAEGGLPGLGLAVDDCRATHQALSAKGVEFIQPPEERPYGVEAIMRDNSGNWMVLVEHRDYTPEDFEGADLG
- a CDS encoding ArsR/SmtB family transcription factor; translation: MTTESADRVFVALANPIRRELLQILRTGPLAAGELSERFTLSRPAVTEHLKVLREAGLVVDEPSGRRRIYRLTAEPLAELEEWLHPFEKFWRARLSALATVAEELE
- a CDS encoding SRPBCC family protein, producing the protein MTSITLDQFVAATPESVWRTITEPELVQRWWASGDISDEAGHEFTLDMPGFGAQPCRVIESVRPIRFSYTFTTAWTLTWDLKPEGNGTRLFLEHSGFDLQDKRMAAAFERMGPRWRDEVLPRLAATAEAA
- a CDS encoding GNAT family N-acetyltransferase — protein: MTEKRVLSDPVNASLDGPHRGFRRTSGRISRYDPDVSVFFGHPRDLTEADYADVARLADRRGIVLLRDRTTPLPAAWRVMETVGLVQYSGEHVLGEPDPAALRLTTDDVGEMTALVERTNPGPFLPRTVELGTYLGLRNASGSLIAMAGERMHPPGWTEISAVCTTPEARGRGLASRLIRAVAHGIRARGEVPFLHTSDDNPARSLYESMGFVHTRTVPLEVIATGSDR
- a CDS encoding polysaccharide deacetylase family protein; this translates as MTGVRGVDRRGLLALLAAGTISVLSGCAASAPAITEDDTPPSPPAPGPGEPLFHPPAPGTPRTPIPSAPITRLPGPGRSLALTVDDGANADVVGAYARFARDTGARLTFFVTGSFPGWTAHRDTLRPLVDAGQVQLVNHTWSHPSLLTLSGTGVARELNRTKDFLRQQFGVDGTPYYRPPFGYRNAAVDAIAADLGFTVPALWFGSLSDSGLITEQYLLDCARKYFREQAIVIGHANHPTVTRVYPQLAEIIRSRNLQLVTLDDVLAPPRR